Proteins found in one Natronococcus occultus SP4 genomic segment:
- a CDS encoding helix-turn-helix domain-containing protein — protein sequence MSVVAEFTIPADAFALDHTLEAVPDATVEIERLATHSREWVMPFLWVTSDDIEDVGSVLENDPDIETVRTLNLADGTGYFNVHWSEEIQQLIDEIVDQRGIMQEAEAKDGRWYLKLKFVDQTVLEEFQAHFQKRDYMFELQRLHRGIGPKERRYDLTPSQREVLTVAQEMGYFDVPRETQIEELATELGVSTNSVSQRLRRATDNLVRNTLTVAPPKGMTESDGV from the coding sequence ATGAGCGTCGTTGCCGAGTTCACGATTCCCGCCGACGCCTTCGCACTGGACCACACCCTCGAGGCCGTGCCCGACGCGACCGTCGAAATCGAACGGCTCGCGACCCACAGCCGCGAGTGGGTGATGCCGTTCCTGTGGGTGACAAGCGACGACATCGAGGACGTCGGGAGCGTCCTCGAGAACGATCCCGATATCGAGACGGTCCGAACGCTCAACCTCGCCGACGGAACCGGGTACTTCAACGTCCACTGGAGCGAGGAAATCCAGCAGCTGATCGACGAAATCGTCGACCAGCGCGGGATCATGCAGGAGGCCGAAGCGAAGGACGGTCGCTGGTATCTCAAGTTGAAGTTCGTCGACCAGACCGTCCTCGAGGAGTTCCAGGCTCACTTCCAGAAACGAGACTACATGTTCGAGCTCCAGCGTCTACACCGAGGAATCGGGCCGAAAGAGCGGCGGTACGACCTCACTCCAAGCCAGCGGGAGGTGCTCACGGTCGCCCAGGAGATGGGTTACTTCGACGTCCCCCGCGAGACCCAGATCGAGGAGCTTGCGACGGAGCTGGGGGTTTCGACGAACTCCGTCTCCCAGCGGCTGCGTCGTGCGACGGACAACCTCGTCAGAAACACACTCACCGTCGCCCCGCCAAAGGGGATGACCGAATCGGATGGGGTGTGA
- a CDS encoding DUF892 family protein, whose amino-acid sequence MSIRTEADMFERELQKLYHAELEILDLNGDLSEAAASEEIQELFAGHREDTVAQITRIEEIFELTDLPLEERGSPIMEGLLAEKDEFVSEVESDELRDLDAIGIGTINERIEITLLDRLILLAETLDHPESVVSRLEQNRSEAESALQKMQAYRRAD is encoded by the coding sequence ATGAGTATCAGAACTGAAGCGGACATGTTCGAGCGGGAGCTACAGAAGCTGTACCACGCGGAGCTGGAGATCCTCGATCTGAACGGCGACCTCTCCGAGGCGGCCGCCAGCGAGGAGATCCAGGAGCTGTTCGCCGGCCACAGGGAGGATACGGTCGCACAGATCACACGAATCGAGGAGATCTTCGAACTGACCGACCTTCCCCTCGAGGAGCGAGGCAGTCCGATCATGGAGGGATTGCTCGCGGAGAAAGACGAGTTCGTCAGTGAGGTCGAAAGCGACGAGCTACGCGATCTCGACGCGATCGGGATCGGCACGATCAACGAACGGATCGAAATCACGCTGCTCGATCGACTGATCCTGCTGGCCGAGACGCTCGATCACCCCGAGTCGGTGGTGAGTCGGCTCGAGCAGAATCGATCCGAAGCCGAATCGGCGCTACAGAAGATGCAAGCGTACAGACGAGCGGACTGA
- a CDS encoding alpha/beta hydrolase, whose protein sequence is MTDNSDRTTTPRRAFLAGTAGTAVLGTAGAATGADDHRNEAERTNDKRRAGRQDREIASWKPTAHDLTMDDCHRLRVWERTTAADPDEAVIFVHGMTYGALPMFDPPVAEDFGWLRYAADQGLAAFAPDMRGYGDTELPAEFRSQPEANAPPLSFEREALDLLEVTRWLREDCGFDRIHYVGLSGGTWRGRAVYALGEPDYATVTLAGGSFDTLEVGTDPDGPAYLPHTREEFVEAWTGEIPTDADLDRWIGGDEYTADEVLDAVWKAIVESNQAIEDEPETIINPLVVQDREYHPEQITDPTFVVRPSSDETISRAGALNLYDAVGAEDDRKQYAEIAGGTHFMFLERKREEFFDAVNHFQDQY, encoded by the coding sequence ATGACGGACAACAGTGACCGGACAACGACCCCTAGACGAGCGTTCCTCGCCGGAACGGCCGGGACGGCGGTTCTTGGGACAGCTGGCGCGGCAACGGGCGCGGACGACCACCGAAACGAGGCAGAGCGAACGAACGACAAACGACGGGCCGGCAGGCAGGACCGCGAGATAGCTTCGTGGAAGCCAACCGCCCACGATCTGACGATGGACGACTGCCACCGGCTTCGAGTCTGGGAGCGGACGACCGCTGCAGATCCCGACGAGGCGGTCATCTTCGTCCACGGAATGACCTACGGTGCGCTCCCGATGTTCGATCCACCGGTTGCCGAGGACTTCGGCTGGCTGCGGTACGCGGCCGACCAGGGACTGGCAGCGTTCGCGCCCGACATGCGCGGGTACGGCGATACGGAACTCCCAGCCGAGTTCCGGTCCCAGCCGGAGGCGAACGCGCCGCCGCTGTCGTTCGAACGCGAAGCCCTGGATCTCCTCGAGGTGACCCGGTGGCTTCGTGAGGACTGCGGTTTCGATCGCATCCACTACGTCGGCCTCTCGGGCGGCACGTGGCGTGGTCGCGCGGTATACGCGCTCGGCGAACCGGACTACGCGACGGTTACGCTTGCTGGGGGTTCGTTCGACACGCTCGAAGTCGGCACGGACCCGGACGGGCCGGCATACCTGCCCCACACCCGCGAGGAGTTCGTCGAGGCGTGGACCGGTGAAATTCCCACCGACGCCGACCTTGACCGGTGGATCGGCGGCGACGAGTACACCGCCGACGAGGTACTCGACGCGGTCTGGAAAGCGATCGTCGAGAGCAACCAGGCGATCGAGGACGAGCCGGAGACGATCATCAATCCGCTGGTGGTCCAGGACAGGGAGTACCACCCCGAACAGATTACCGACCCGACGTTCGTCGTACGTCCCTCGAGCGACGAAACCATTTCCCGAGCGGGTGCGCTGAATCTATACGATGCCGTCGGCGCCGAAGACGACCGGAAGCAGTACGCCGAGATCGCCGGTGGAACACACTTCATGTTCCTCGAGCGCAAGCGTGAGGAGTTCTTCGACGCGGTCAACCACTTCCAGGACCAGTACTAG
- a CDS encoding helicase-related protein — protein sequence MTDIGNRVIDNNAGLLAEHKEGSVRDVFEHYLTKAIEEDRDNSFRLDVGTGFLFFSGFEAIADRFEELIETGSVSRIEDPEWGTEAPIRVVMGPETSNRTKSILLSLVTDQVIEYDDEAIDILRRFVEKGVVDFRVITERNFHPKFYSFYLRSEVPDDIWAGSANFSKGGLQSNIELSVQMQAGNQDRELFREWFDKLWEQGEEDLDVLEVIENVQQSDYVYQPPSVFFAKLIRYLDRDYLLDSSVSTSGSPLLEYQNLTYNIVMERLQRFGGYILSNSVGTGKTYVAAQTAATYQRRFPDNEILVVAPSNVTEEWEDVFDEFNVASETEFLSMGMLQKQPLEEATAGDRVFDYREYTDRFSLLIVDEAHNYRNDSNRRNNLEDIIRQNGDSDVLLTTATPINISPEDLFSLIDLFYRAGRVHQFETAGLKSHYENTRQRLKKLNKYDDLSSSLIRDIKTIENELSIKITWRIIQEEFQEDLRELAGDDVEYDDPEITEEEYDYPTRYQSEVFEEIVPFLDQLNYEPSKLWDGQGYQNFDNLIFRQKWRLYKRLESSLKAFHDSIDNLHKRFILYYEAITRDTAIEEGDVSSHVTSIDPQEAATATDFERLETVVTTYRSLDSDLQETVLTNLRSDIDLIEQMGDRIESSFGTTETVPYPGDNKVAKLQSIVADKLGEEKPVVIFSQYSDTVEYLYQSLSDEHTGVRRIHGGLSEDKEAFVSSFNRGEFDVIITTDMLAEGVNLPRADAIVNFDLPYNPITLIQRTGRALRITNPKQVEVHNFRPTDSIDRELELYEKLDARLDTILDIVGLDFIVWLMDKKKIEQLHEEEREEYLESLDEYNETMASSNPSDIAPEQAPPEETRTDRILRRAIDTYNLSSDDVLAVSPSIRRPIYTVVESSDYQDQETEAHDATVRDTPLSNFAVLGETGGDPSIWTPLHRSVKAGSDAAGLTESDKQTIEKIREERQEQYNRERVTAGQLGRAASQLVDQVEEVMDLVSDPEMRGTLDAVRERLEADTYTVPQRNALADSLSSIQEEVYGWMANPDTEIRNAPEWQTVIHMSEKGRAESGESELKAVIKYQNND from the coding sequence CACCCATTCGGGTAGTCATGGGTCCGGAAACCTCGAACCGAACCAAATCTATCCTGCTCTCTTTGGTCACTGATCAGGTTATCGAGTACGATGACGAAGCTATCGACATCCTTCGACGGTTCGTCGAGAAGGGGGTTGTCGATTTCCGGGTTATTACGGAACGTAACTTCCACCCGAAGTTCTACAGCTTTTATCTTCGCTCCGAGGTTCCGGACGACATCTGGGCTGGATCGGCTAACTTCAGCAAAGGCGGGCTTCAGAGTAATATCGAACTCTCGGTGCAGATGCAGGCGGGAAATCAGGATCGAGAGCTGTTCCGTGAGTGGTTCGACAAGCTTTGGGAACAGGGTGAAGAAGATCTTGACGTACTAGAGGTCATTGAGAACGTCCAACAGAGTGACTACGTCTACCAGCCTCCATCCGTCTTCTTTGCCAAACTCATCCGGTATCTCGACCGTGACTACTTACTGGACAGCAGCGTCTCGACCAGTGGGTCACCGCTACTGGAGTATCAGAATCTAACGTACAACATCGTGATGGAGCGGCTCCAGCGCTTTGGCGGATACATCCTCTCAAACAGTGTCGGTACAGGCAAAACGTATGTCGCCGCACAGACCGCTGCGACCTACCAACGACGGTTTCCCGATAACGAAATTCTGGTCGTTGCCCCCTCTAATGTGACCGAAGAGTGGGAAGACGTATTTGACGAATTCAACGTCGCCTCCGAAACAGAATTCCTGTCGATGGGGATGTTACAGAAACAGCCACTCGAAGAGGCGACTGCAGGCGACCGAGTCTTCGATTATCGGGAGTATACTGATCGATTTAGTTTACTAATAGTTGATGAGGCACACAACTACCGGAACGACAGTAACCGACGTAACAATCTGGAAGATATCATCCGGCAGAACGGCGATTCTGACGTTCTCCTCACAACTGCGACGCCGATCAACATCAGTCCTGAAGACCTGTTCTCTTTAATTGACCTGTTCTACCGAGCGGGGAGAGTCCACCAGTTCGAGACGGCCGGGTTGAAGTCACACTACGAGAACACCCGACAGCGATTGAAGAAATTGAACAAGTATGACGACCTTAGCAGTAGTCTTATTCGAGACATCAAAACGATCGAGAACGAGTTATCTATCAAGATCACATGGCGTATTATTCAGGAGGAGTTCCAAGAGGACCTCCGTGAGCTGGCGGGAGATGACGTCGAGTATGACGATCCCGAAATCACAGAGGAGGAGTACGATTATCCCACCCGGTATCAAAGCGAGGTCTTCGAAGAAATCGTTCCCTTCCTCGATCAGCTCAATTACGAACCCTCGAAGCTGTGGGATGGGCAGGGGTACCAGAATTTCGACAACCTGATCTTCAGGCAGAAGTGGCGGTTGTACAAGCGCCTGGAAAGTAGTCTCAAAGCCTTCCACGACAGCATCGACAATCTCCACAAGCGGTTCATCCTGTACTACGAGGCCATTACGAGAGACACAGCGATTGAGGAAGGCGATGTCTCCTCACACGTCACCAGTATTGACCCACAGGAAGCAGCTACTGCAACTGATTTCGAACGACTGGAAACCGTTGTCACCACCTACCGTTCCCTTGATTCGGACCTTCAGGAGACAGTCCTCACGAACCTTCGGTCTGACATCGACCTTATCGAGCAGATGGGGGACCGAATCGAGTCCTCGTTCGGTACCACCGAAACCGTCCCCTATCCCGGAGACAACAAGGTTGCAAAGCTACAGTCGATCGTTGCGGACAAACTGGGCGAGGAGAAACCGGTCGTCATCTTCTCCCAATACAGTGATACGGTAGAATACCTCTATCAGAGCCTTTCCGACGAGCACACCGGTGTCAGACGTATCCACGGTGGACTCTCTGAAGATAAAGAGGCGTTCGTATCGTCTTTCAACCGGGGCGAGTTTGACGTAATAATCACAACGGACATGTTGGCAGAAGGTGTGAACCTTCCTCGCGCGGACGCCATCGTGAACTTCGACTTGCCGTACAATCCGATCACTCTAATCCAGCGGACCGGTCGGGCGTTGCGCATCACGAATCCGAAACAAGTCGAGGTCCATAACTTTCGCCCAACAGATTCCATCGATCGAGAGCTCGAACTGTATGAAAAGTTAGACGCTCGACTGGACACGATTCTTGACATCGTCGGTCTTGACTTCATTGTCTGGCTAATGGATAAGAAAAAGATCGAACAGTTACACGAGGAAGAGCGGGAGGAGTACCTTGAAAGCCTCGATGAATACAATGAGACGATGGCCTCTTCGAACCCGAGTGACATTGCTCCGGAACAGGCGCCCCCAGAGGAGACACGAACGGATCGGATCCTTCGGCGGGCGATCGATACCTACAACCTCAGTTCCGATGATGTGCTTGCAGTCTCACCGTCGATACGACGCCCGATCTACACCGTTGTGGAATCCTCGGATTACCAAGATCAAGAAACCGAAGCTCACGACGCGACAGTTCGAGACACTCCCCTGTCGAACTTCGCTGTCCTTGGTGAGACGGGCGGTGATCCGTCGATCTGGACACCGTTACACCGCAGTGTAAAGGCCGGATCCGATGCTGCAGGCCTGACGGAAAGTGACAAACAAACGATTGAGAAGATTCGCGAGGAACGCCAGGAACAGTACAACCGGGAGCGGGTTACAGCAGGGCAGTTAGGGCGTGCTGCTTCACAGCTGGTTGATCAGGTAGAGGAGGTAATGGACCTGGTTTCTGACCCGGAGATGAGAGGGACGTTGGATGCCGTTCGTGAGCGACTGGAAGCGGACACATACACAGTACCTCAACGCAATGCTCTGGCGGACAGCCTGTCGTCAATTCAGGAAGAAGTCTACGGCTGGATGGCTAATCCGGATACGGAGATTCGTAACGCACCAGAATGGCAAACAGTTATCCACATGTCCGAGAAAGGGAGGGCCGAGTCCGGAGAAAGCGAACTGAAGGCAGTCATAAAATACCAGAACAATGATTAA
- a CDS encoding HalOD1 output domain-containing protein, producing MSNASVQTTNAPSVPNQGMTPVVAVVVAVADAAGTDPLELPPLHEAINPEALNELIDCDRESGLQSISFEYAGYDVVVSGTGDVHVTLSE from the coding sequence ATGTCAAACGCGTCCGTTCAGACCACGAACGCTCCGTCGGTACCGAATCAGGGGATGACGCCAGTTGTTGCTGTCGTTGTTGCAGTTGCCGACGCTGCTGGAACGGATCCACTCGAGTTGCCGCCCCTCCACGAGGCGATCAATCCGGAAGCGCTGAACGAACTGATCGACTGCGATCGAGAGTCCGGTCTGCAATCGATCTCCTTCGAGTATGCAGGATATGACGTCGTCGTCTCGGGTACTGGCGACGTTCACGTAACACTCTCCGAGTAA
- a CDS encoding Eco57I restriction-modification methylase domain-containing protein, with protein sequence MINVTNSPSLLDATPERGDTGDYGYDFLVDAGYFEAPTSDTVTYDTDCEVTYRFSIEGSVRIAYFEFPMAAVPQDTPKKITQELKRRTRLQYFWFFDPETNRVQVFRASRGNFQFIYNPDLHKGTTAGSKLDKLEQVPEDINVLFDYKDVVDRFYRELWDHRSDLAGSLTTNGDYTLSKQEELLSAQRIIDRLIFLYFLVERGVITPVNDSKEMVPGKTDRVFSTLVDEHDDFWVFLRTVFFDRLNSHNTDAIKFTGSYWLHVPYLNGGLFQPEELATTDGTTISEDDELIVEDFDWDALISELNEYNWLLDGLEGTDDDAAETVGNLTPAVLGYIYEKFVISVSKIGDDVRLSDLGASERNDLLSEGNSEVGAYYTGEDITDFKARRALWEGVLEKVDQDLAEGTAPVELRSDDLYRPGEDRSAEIESTQKGGFDILYEKYRSSPEVLQYLDSKLTELRVCDPAVGSGSFALAVANTLFEWRSMCRPDTDEYVLRRQIIAQNIFGVDVLEGATEICKLRLWLWLISATPVDTTEGTAVDERDEIPPLPDITFNIRTGNSLLGFTETAAVAGQQHTLGSTTMEDRLRKYGQDVRNYRESADPERETKRTLERRHDELKKDLDEWYAGAQSDSNNNRLTIADHVDDVGAAWNSLNAAPQSSTTLSITVPDGIPEAIDEYLGERGFTTYKYKARLDSPTLEKRGVETIFHRFRQHFSDPEEWSVLVEREYAEQDFRRDKLNACHWPLEFPLVFIENGGFDVVISNPPYGASLSPEEEPLLKNEANYECQGTNDSCEWFYERALDLAHDHGVISYIVNKSIAFYSSWSDIREKLLEETEFKHVFDVGLGFVGVNLETIAIVNTMGGDGQSRIPTVHRSRDLRSTTANQPVHLGWVEQEFMMDSKTIIFRPITDEQSDVLESLRSHDRRLGDVMSTEDTTRQLYIPDSKKKRLDEGDDHYINKNPWVQEFYVEDIWHKDLSDYRDSVDEYAVPRVMLKVLRGTRLRAWIDEGGDVVGTEKLVNVPLEESTPEEIAFVYAALNHPCASYYLQKAIFSETTESARVMDGQYSKPIPIPEASTETEITVAQLAWALTLARQLDHDSTRDLSERVTTLQSGLNAILTGLYLNAQPETITHWCGAANSAGTESERVHEVFREFYSKRFATRNGNPEQCWDEIEAVVDSTVDMVSEWETDQLLGSHEMAVVEDVL encoded by the coding sequence ATGATTAATGTGACGAACTCCCCGAGTCTACTGGACGCGACACCGGAACGCGGCGATACCGGTGATTACGGATACGATTTTTTAGTCGATGCTGGATATTTCGAAGCGCCGACGTCGGACACGGTAACCTACGATACCGACTGCGAGGTTACGTATCGCTTTAGCATCGAGGGATCCGTGCGGATTGCGTACTTCGAGTTCCCGATGGCGGCTGTGCCACAGGATACCCCGAAGAAGATCACACAGGAGCTGAAGCGGAGAACTCGGCTACAGTATTTTTGGTTTTTCGACCCGGAGACGAACCGGGTTCAGGTATTCCGAGCGTCACGAGGGAACTTCCAGTTTATCTACAACCCCGACCTCCATAAGGGAACCACAGCGGGAAGCAAGCTGGACAAGCTAGAGCAGGTTCCCGAAGACATCAACGTCCTTTTCGACTACAAGGACGTTGTTGACCGCTTCTACCGAGAGCTGTGGGACCACCGATCCGACCTCGCGGGCTCGCTCACGACTAACGGCGACTACACGCTGAGCAAACAGGAGGAACTCCTCTCTGCACAGCGGATTATTGACCGTCTGATTTTCCTCTACTTTCTCGTCGAACGGGGTGTCATCACCCCGGTGAACGATTCCAAGGAGATGGTTCCGGGGAAAACGGATCGTGTATTCAGTACGCTCGTCGATGAACACGATGACTTCTGGGTCTTCCTTCGAACTGTCTTCTTTGACCGACTAAACTCTCACAACACCGATGCTATCAAATTTACCGGATCGTACTGGCTCCATGTCCCGTATCTGAACGGAGGACTCTTCCAGCCCGAGGAGCTTGCTACCACGGACGGCACTACCATCTCAGAGGACGATGAGTTGATCGTCGAGGACTTCGACTGGGACGCTCTCATTAGTGAGCTCAACGAGTACAATTGGCTCTTGGATGGTCTCGAAGGCACGGACGACGACGCAGCTGAGACAGTCGGAAATCTCACTCCGGCCGTCCTCGGATACATCTACGAAAAGTTCGTCATTTCAGTGAGTAAGATCGGCGACGATGTCCGTCTGAGCGATTTGGGCGCGTCCGAGCGAAACGACCTCCTGTCCGAGGGTAACAGTGAGGTCGGCGCGTACTACACCGGTGAGGACATAACCGATTTCAAGGCTCGTCGTGCGTTGTGGGAGGGTGTACTGGAGAAGGTCGATCAGGACCTCGCCGAAGGAACAGCCCCTGTTGAGCTTCGTTCCGACGACCTCTACCGACCCGGAGAAGACCGATCTGCGGAAATCGAGTCGACTCAGAAAGGCGGGTTTGATATCCTCTATGAGAAGTACAGGAGCTCTCCAGAAGTACTGCAGTATTTGGATTCAAAACTAACGGAGTTGAGGGTGTGTGACCCTGCTGTCGGAAGTGGCTCGTTCGCTCTTGCGGTGGCGAACACACTGTTCGAGTGGCGGTCGATGTGCCGACCCGATACGGACGAGTACGTTCTCCGGCGGCAGATCATCGCACAGAACATCTTCGGCGTGGACGTCCTCGAAGGGGCGACAGAAATCTGTAAGCTGCGTCTGTGGCTGTGGCTTATCAGCGCAACTCCAGTAGACACGACCGAGGGGACGGCCGTCGACGAACGTGACGAGATTCCACCCCTGCCGGACATCACCTTCAACATCCGAACCGGAAACAGCCTCCTCGGATTTACCGAAACCGCTGCTGTAGCCGGTCAACAGCACACTCTTGGCTCCACGACGATGGAGGACCGATTACGGAAGTACGGACAAGACGTTCGTAACTACAGGGAATCCGCTGACCCCGAGAGAGAGACGAAGCGAACGCTCGAACGCCGACACGACGAGCTAAAGAAAGACCTGGACGAGTGGTACGCAGGGGCTCAGAGTGACTCAAACAATAACCGCCTCACGATCGCTGACCACGTTGATGATGTTGGAGCCGCGTGGAATAGCCTGAATGCGGCTCCCCAGTCCTCCACGACGCTCAGCATCACCGTTCCGGACGGGATACCCGAAGCGATCGATGAGTACCTGGGGGAGCGGGGATTTACGACGTACAAATACAAGGCACGGTTAGACAGTCCGACACTCGAGAAACGGGGTGTCGAGACGATCTTCCACCGGTTCCGACAGCACTTCTCCGATCCTGAGGAGTGGAGCGTCCTCGTCGAACGTGAGTACGCTGAACAGGACTTTCGACGGGACAAGTTGAACGCGTGTCACTGGCCGCTCGAATTTCCGCTCGTATTCATAGAGAACGGAGGATTCGACGTCGTCATCAGCAATCCTCCCTATGGAGCTTCACTCAGCCCCGAAGAAGAGCCGTTGCTGAAAAACGAGGCTAATTACGAGTGTCAGGGGACGAACGACTCTTGTGAGTGGTTCTACGAACGGGCACTCGACCTCGCTCACGATCACGGTGTCATCTCCTACATCGTCAACAAAAGTATCGCCTTCTACAGTTCGTGGTCCGACATCCGCGAGAAACTACTGGAGGAGACCGAGTTCAAGCATGTTTTCGACGTCGGACTCGGGTTCGTCGGAGTAAACCTCGAAACCATCGCGATAGTCAATACTATGGGGGGTGACGGTCAGTCACGTATTCCTACTGTACACCGGAGCAGGGATCTTCGGAGTACAACTGCGAACCAGCCGGTCCACCTTGGATGGGTTGAGCAGGAATTCATGATGGATTCGAAAACCATCATTTTCCGACCCATAACGGACGAGCAGAGCGATGTCCTGGAAAGCCTGCGTTCCCACGACCGGCGTCTTGGTGACGTAATGTCTACCGAAGACACGACGAGGCAGTTGTACATTCCAGACAGCAAAAAGAAGAGACTCGATGAGGGGGACGATCACTACATCAACAAGAACCCGTGGGTACAGGAGTTCTACGTGGAAGACATTTGGCACAAGGATCTCAGTGACTACCGCGACTCCGTCGACGAATACGCCGTTCCGCGTGTCATGTTAAAGGTGCTCCGTGGAACTCGGCTCCGGGCCTGGATCGACGAAGGTGGAGACGTTGTAGGCACGGAGAAGCTCGTAAACGTCCCACTTGAGGAGAGTACCCCGGAAGAGATCGCGTTCGTATACGCTGCGTTAAACCACCCGTGTGCATCCTACTACCTCCAGAAGGCGATCTTCTCGGAAACCACCGAGAGCGCACGGGTGATGGACGGTCAGTACTCGAAACCGATTCCGATCCCGGAAGCGTCCACAGAAACTGAAATCACCGTCGCCCAGCTCGCGTGGGCGCTGACGTTGGCGAGACAACTGGACCACGACTCTACCCGTGACCTTTCGGAACGAGTGACGACCCTTCAGTCGGGACTCAATGCAATCCTCACTGGTCTTTACCTGAATGCGCAGCCGGAAACGATCACGCACTGGTGTGGTGCTGCCAACAGCGCCGGAACGGAGAGTGAACGCGTCCACGAGGTTTTCAGAGAGTTTTACAGCAAGCGGTTCGCTACGCGGAACGGGAACCCAGAGCAGTGTTGGGACGAGATTGAGGCAGTAGTGGATTCGACCGTAGATATGGTTTCGGAGTGGGAGACGGACCAACTCTTGGGATCACACGAAATGGCGGTAGTCGAGGACGTCCTGTAG
- a CDS encoding MFS transporter, with amino-acid sequence MSTERESVDLFGPFRQFFSLQRDVLVLSLAMFAFSLGFQMTNRFLPDYLVYLGAGGFVVGLFATLGNVIGAVYPYYGGVVSDRVGSRYALTVFGFLSTFGFAIWLGSAYIPAIDLGVIVLEPWVWVFVGLLLAQCWKSFGIGGHYAIVKQATEPSRLAQGFASTETFRRTAFLIAPLIVAVLVADELMPGFLWVLVIAIVFAVLGTIAQHLLYDPDADSVGKEFEGVGQIVDDLRALPDPLRPLLVADTFVRFANGMVYAFFILVVTQLLEIGLTTTLPVVGTIDLSPAAFFGVLLGVEMLVALLTMAPAAKIAEYVGLKPVVGLGFFVYAIFPVLLIFGPQYVGGLDETWLLIALFAFSGLRFAGLPAHKALVVGPAEKGAGGRVTGSYYLIRGAIVIPSGALGGFLWQFVDPELSFTIATIIGMIGVVYFAIFGQEFEAYR; translated from the coding sequence ATGAGCACGGAACGTGAATCCGTCGATCTCTTCGGACCGTTTCGGCAGTTCTTCTCGCTCCAGCGGGACGTCCTGGTGCTCTCGCTGGCGATGTTCGCGTTCAGTCTCGGGTTCCAGATGACAAACCGGTTCCTTCCGGATTATCTGGTCTACCTGGGCGCGGGCGGGTTCGTCGTCGGGCTGTTCGCCACGCTGGGCAACGTGATCGGCGCGGTCTACCCCTACTACGGCGGGGTCGTCTCCGACCGCGTCGGGTCGCGGTACGCCCTAACTGTCTTTGGCTTTCTCTCGACCTTTGGCTTCGCGATCTGGCTGGGATCTGCATATATCCCGGCGATCGACCTCGGCGTCATCGTCCTCGAGCCGTGGGTGTGGGTGTTCGTCGGCCTCCTGCTGGCCCAGTGCTGGAAATCGTTCGGCATCGGTGGTCACTACGCGATCGTCAAACAGGCAACCGAGCCCAGCCGACTGGCGCAGGGCTTTGCCAGCACGGAGACGTTTCGGCGGACGGCGTTCCTGATCGCCCCGCTGATCGTCGCCGTCCTCGTCGCCGACGAGCTAATGCCCGGCTTTCTCTGGGTGCTCGTGATCGCGATCGTCTTCGCCGTCCTCGGAACGATCGCCCAACACCTGCTGTACGACCCCGACGCCGACTCGGTCGGCAAGGAGTTCGAGGGCGTCGGCCAGATCGTTGACGATCTGCGGGCGCTCCCGGATCCGTTGCGGCCGCTGCTGGTCGCCGACACGTTCGTCCGGTTTGCCAACGGGATGGTCTACGCCTTCTTTATCCTCGTCGTTACCCAGCTGCTCGAGATCGGACTGACCACGACCCTTCCCGTCGTCGGTACGATCGATCTCTCGCCTGCGGCCTTCTTCGGCGTCCTCCTGGGTGTCGAGATGCTGGTCGCGTTGCTGACGATGGCTCCGGCAGCGAAGATCGCCGAGTACGTCGGGCTCAAACCGGTCGTCGGGCTCGGATTCTTCGTCTATGCGATCTTCCCGGTACTGCTGATCTTCGGCCCCCAGTACGTCGGTGGACTTGACGAAACGTGGCTCCTGATCGCGCTCTTTGCCTTCTCCGGGCTGCGATTTGCCGGCCTGCCCGCTCACAAGGCGCTCGTGGTCGGCCCCGCTGAGAAGGGGGCTGGCGGCCGCGTGACGGGATCGTACTACCTGATCCGCGGCGCGATCGTGATCCCCAGCGGCGCGCTTGGCGGGTTCCTCTGGCAGTTCGTCGATCCCGAACTCTCCTTTACGATCGCGACGATCATCGGCATGATCGGCGTCGTCTACTTCGCGATCTTCGGCCAGGAGTTCGAGGCTTACCGGTAG
- a CDS encoding rubrerythrin-like domain-containing protein encodes MPHDQDVEGDTSDISSEYECLQCGKIVRAETSPGECAECGGEFQNRAKSLE; translated from the coding sequence ATGCCCCACGATCAGGATGTCGAGGGAGATACGTCCGACATTAGCTCCGAGTACGAGTGTCTCCAATGTGGGAAAATCGTTCGGGCCGAAACCAGTCCGGGAGAGTGCGCCGAGTGCGGGGGTGAGTTCCAAAACCGTGCGAAATCGCTCGAGTAG